The following are encoded in a window of Diorhabda sublineata isolate icDioSubl1.1 chromosome 5, icDioSubl1.1, whole genome shotgun sequence genomic DNA:
- the LOC130444569 gene encoding uncharacterized protein LOC130444569 isoform X3, producing MNQGCWKVDDSDEAVYIDIENVSDDEENKEYSKWSELPDLLLEEIFSYLEIREKYYASLVCRNWYRAFRLPYVWNRFVLRDNTLTRSRFNYYSGWQYVLDHVRCQACLAGFGKHFKHLTIKPMLNFYNLYEFMNMISWYTEQREQKENVELGVGSNIKFFKFTFPCDMTLEEDDNERNRLFGTGGKILQAIKRLMGNLKKLENLQLIDLMLDPTEAQYLLDEVCESRCLTLRTLFLINTTKVQYELLHVGVFLNLKELHISPQNLGDNLVELLGYTKLKHLHIVQNKYTSDKINIMPVSSRSWKKCRTDNNSLNVHLEIESIDTKTMIWQENAPVRSITYDSPQIGVKLDAIVTAIDFYGNDLRIYGHKNIPMFKQSKLITERADENLVMLVQQCTYLSMLIITERISTCTVLLLAYYGRNLKRLYIRGDAVIIETDWKPKPDWTDEFYFWLETNSQTYESVEKEVSQILGYKWRFLEDEEFKRLDINLHDY from the exons GCGATGAAG CTGTTTACATCGATATCGAAAATGTTTCGGACGATGAAGAAAataaggaatattcaaaatggtCGGAACTTCCTGATCTTTTGCTGGAAGAAATTTTTTCCTATCTAGAAATAAGAGAGAAATATTATGCTAGTTTAGTTTGTCGAAATTGGTATAGAGCTTTTCGCTTACCTTACGTATGGAATCGTTTTGTTTTAAGAGATAACACACTGACCAGAAGCAGATTCAATTACTACAGTGGATGGCAg tATGTTTTAGACCACGTTCGTTGTCAAGCTTGTCTTGCAGGATTTGGAAAACATTTCAAACACTTGACTATAAAACCAATGTTGAATTTTTACAATCTCTACGAATTCATGAACATGATTTCCTGGTACACGGAACAAAGGGAACAGAAAGAAAATGTAGAATTGGGCGTTGGAAgcaacataaaatttttcaaatttacgtTTCCGTGTGATATGACATTGGAGGAAGACGATAACGAACGAAATCGATTATTTGGTACTGGTG GCAAAATACTTCAAGCTATTAAAAGGTTGAtgggtaatttaaaaaagttggaaaatttaCAATTGATTGATTTGATGCTTGATCCCACCGAGGCACAGTATCTTTTAGACGAAGTATGTGAATCTCGTTGTTTAACCCTAAGAACGTTGTTCCTTATTAATACCACCAAAGTACAATATGAGCTTTTACATGTTGGAGTATTTTTAAATCTGAAG gaATTGCATATAAGTCCTCAAAATCTAGGAGATAACTTAGTAGAACTACTCGGATATACTAAACTAAAGCACTTACATatagttcaaaataaatatacttctgataaaatcaatataatGCCCGTTTCTTCACGTAGCTGGAAAAAATGCCGCACAGATAATAATTCTTTGAACGTACATTTGGAAATTGAAAGCATTGACACAAAAACTATGATTTGGCAAGAAAATGCTCCTGTTAGGTCAATAACTTACGATTCTCCACAGATTGGG gtGAAACTGGATGCGATAGTGACAGCTATAGATTTTTATGGAAATGATTTAAGAATTTACGGTCACAAAAATATACCTATGttcaaacaatcaaaattaattaccGAAAGAGCGGACGAGAATTTAGTAATGTTAGTTCAACAATGCACATATTTATCTATGTTG ataaTTACTGAGAGGATATCAACTTGTACGGTTTTGCTTTTAGCTTATTACGGAAGGAATTTAAAACGTTTATATATTCGTGGTGACGCTGTGATAATAGAAACTGACTGGAAACCGAAACCCGATTGGACTgacgaattttatttttggttggAAACTAATAGTCAGACGTATGAATCGGTCGAAAAAGAAGTATCGCAAATTTTGGGATACAAATGGAGATTCTTAGAAGATGAAGAATTTAAAAGATTAGACATTAATTTACACGATTACTAA
- the LOC130444569 gene encoding uncharacterized protein LOC130444569 isoform X1, with the protein MNQGCWKVDDSDEVHPTKSDRHHNFSKILYNKLYSSKNTGSKAVYIDIENVSDDEENKEYSKWSELPDLLLEEIFSYLEIREKYYASLVCRNWYRAFRLPYVWNRFVLRDNTLTRSRFNYYSGWQYVLDHVRCQACLAGFGKHFKHLTIKPMLNFYNLYEFMNMISWYTEQREQKENVELGVGSNIKFFKFTFPCDMTLEEDDNERNRLFGTGGKILQAIKRLMGNLKKLENLQLIDLMLDPTEAQYLLDEVCESRCLTLRTLFLINTTKVQYELLHVGVFLNLKELHISPQNLGDNLVELLGYTKLKHLHIVQNKYTSDKINIMPVSSRSWKKCRTDNNSLNVHLEIESIDTKTMIWQENAPVRSITYDSPQIGVKLDAIVTAIDFYGNDLRIYGHKNIPMFKQSKLITERADENLVMLVQQCTYLSMLIITERISTCTVLLLAYYGRNLKRLYIRGDAVIIETDWKPKPDWTDEFYFWLETNSQTYESVEKEVSQILGYKWRFLEDEEFKRLDINLHDY; encoded by the exons GCGATGAAG ttcaTCCAACCAAATCTGATAGACACCATAACTTTTCGAAAATACTTTATAACAAGTTATACTCTTCAAAAAATACCGGTTCTAAAG CTGTTTACATCGATATCGAAAATGTTTCGGACGATGAAGAAAataaggaatattcaaaatggtCGGAACTTCCTGATCTTTTGCTGGAAGAAATTTTTTCCTATCTAGAAATAAGAGAGAAATATTATGCTAGTTTAGTTTGTCGAAATTGGTATAGAGCTTTTCGCTTACCTTACGTATGGAATCGTTTTGTTTTAAGAGATAACACACTGACCAGAAGCAGATTCAATTACTACAGTGGATGGCAg tATGTTTTAGACCACGTTCGTTGTCAAGCTTGTCTTGCAGGATTTGGAAAACATTTCAAACACTTGACTATAAAACCAATGTTGAATTTTTACAATCTCTACGAATTCATGAACATGATTTCCTGGTACACGGAACAAAGGGAACAGAAAGAAAATGTAGAATTGGGCGTTGGAAgcaacataaaatttttcaaatttacgtTTCCGTGTGATATGACATTGGAGGAAGACGATAACGAACGAAATCGATTATTTGGTACTGGTG GCAAAATACTTCAAGCTATTAAAAGGTTGAtgggtaatttaaaaaagttggaaaatttaCAATTGATTGATTTGATGCTTGATCCCACCGAGGCACAGTATCTTTTAGACGAAGTATGTGAATCTCGTTGTTTAACCCTAAGAACGTTGTTCCTTATTAATACCACCAAAGTACAATATGAGCTTTTACATGTTGGAGTATTTTTAAATCTGAAG gaATTGCATATAAGTCCTCAAAATCTAGGAGATAACTTAGTAGAACTACTCGGATATACTAAACTAAAGCACTTACATatagttcaaaataaatatacttctgataaaatcaatataatGCCCGTTTCTTCACGTAGCTGGAAAAAATGCCGCACAGATAATAATTCTTTGAACGTACATTTGGAAATTGAAAGCATTGACACAAAAACTATGATTTGGCAAGAAAATGCTCCTGTTAGGTCAATAACTTACGATTCTCCACAGATTGGG gtGAAACTGGATGCGATAGTGACAGCTATAGATTTTTATGGAAATGATTTAAGAATTTACGGTCACAAAAATATACCTATGttcaaacaatcaaaattaattaccGAAAGAGCGGACGAGAATTTAGTAATGTTAGTTCAACAATGCACATATTTATCTATGTTG ataaTTACTGAGAGGATATCAACTTGTACGGTTTTGCTTTTAGCTTATTACGGAAGGAATTTAAAACGTTTATATATTCGTGGTGACGCTGTGATAATAGAAACTGACTGGAAACCGAAACCCGATTGGACTgacgaattttatttttggttggAAACTAATAGTCAGACGTATGAATCGGTCGAAAAAGAAGTATCGCAAATTTTGGGATACAAATGGAGATTCTTAGAAGATGAAGAATTTAAAAGATTAGACATTAATTTACACGATTACTAA
- the LOC130444569 gene encoding uncharacterized protein LOC130444569 isoform X4 — translation MNQGCWKVDDSDEVHPTKSDRHHNFSKILYNKLYSSKNTGSKAVYIDIENVSDDEENKEYSKWSELPDLLLEEIFSYLEIREKYYASLVCRNWYRAFRLPYVWNRFVLRDNTLTRSRFNYYSGWQYVLDHVRCQACLAGFGKHFKHLTIKPMLNFYNLYEFMNMISWYTEQREQKENVELGVGSNIKFFKFTFPCDMTLEEDDNERNRLFGTGGKILQAIKRLMGNLKKLENLQLIDLMLDPTEAQYLLDEVCESRCLTLRTLFLINTTKVQYELLHVGVFLNLKELHISPQNLGDNLVELLGYTKLKHLHIVQNKYTSDKINIMPVSSRSWKKCRTDNNSLNVHLEIESIDTKTMIWQENAPVRSITYDSPQIGVKLDAIVTAIDFYGNDLRIYGHKNIPMFKQSKLITERADENLVMLVQQCTYLSMLLITEGI, via the exons GCGATGAAG ttcaTCCAACCAAATCTGATAGACACCATAACTTTTCGAAAATACTTTATAACAAGTTATACTCTTCAAAAAATACCGGTTCTAAAG CTGTTTACATCGATATCGAAAATGTTTCGGACGATGAAGAAAataaggaatattcaaaatggtCGGAACTTCCTGATCTTTTGCTGGAAGAAATTTTTTCCTATCTAGAAATAAGAGAGAAATATTATGCTAGTTTAGTTTGTCGAAATTGGTATAGAGCTTTTCGCTTACCTTACGTATGGAATCGTTTTGTTTTAAGAGATAACACACTGACCAGAAGCAGATTCAATTACTACAGTGGATGGCAg tATGTTTTAGACCACGTTCGTTGTCAAGCTTGTCTTGCAGGATTTGGAAAACATTTCAAACACTTGACTATAAAACCAATGTTGAATTTTTACAATCTCTACGAATTCATGAACATGATTTCCTGGTACACGGAACAAAGGGAACAGAAAGAAAATGTAGAATTGGGCGTTGGAAgcaacataaaatttttcaaatttacgtTTCCGTGTGATATGACATTGGAGGAAGACGATAACGAACGAAATCGATTATTTGGTACTGGTG GCAAAATACTTCAAGCTATTAAAAGGTTGAtgggtaatttaaaaaagttggaaaatttaCAATTGATTGATTTGATGCTTGATCCCACCGAGGCACAGTATCTTTTAGACGAAGTATGTGAATCTCGTTGTTTAACCCTAAGAACGTTGTTCCTTATTAATACCACCAAAGTACAATATGAGCTTTTACATGTTGGAGTATTTTTAAATCTGAAG gaATTGCATATAAGTCCTCAAAATCTAGGAGATAACTTAGTAGAACTACTCGGATATACTAAACTAAAGCACTTACATatagttcaaaataaatatacttctgataaaatcaatataatGCCCGTTTCTTCACGTAGCTGGAAAAAATGCCGCACAGATAATAATTCTTTGAACGTACATTTGGAAATTGAAAGCATTGACACAAAAACTATGATTTGGCAAGAAAATGCTCCTGTTAGGTCAATAACTTACGATTCTCCACAGATTGGG gtGAAACTGGATGCGATAGTGACAGCTATAGATTTTTATGGAAATGATTTAAGAATTTACGGTCACAAAAATATACCTATGttcaaacaatcaaaattaattaccGAAAGAGCGGACGAGAATTTAGTAATGTTAGTTCAACAATGCACATATTTATCTATGTTG CTTATTACGGAAGGAATTTAA
- the LOC130444569 gene encoding uncharacterized protein LOC130444569 isoform X5 produces the protein MWSQSKRHNLKPELWAERYGEKITSPEAVYIDIENVSDDEENKEYSKWSELPDLLLEEIFSYLEIREKYYASLVCRNWYRAFRLPYVWNRFVLRDNTLTRSRFNYYSGWQYVLDHVRCQACLAGFGKHFKHLTIKPMLNFYNLYEFMNMISWYTEQREQKENVELGVGSNIKFFKFTFPCDMTLEEDDNERNRLFGTGGKILQAIKRLMGNLKKLENLQLIDLMLDPTEAQYLLDEVCESRCLTLRTLFLINTTKVQYELLHVGVFLNLKELHISPQNLGDNLVELLGYTKLKHLHIVQNKYTSDKINIMPVSSRSWKKCRTDNNSLNVHLEIESIDTKTMIWQENAPVRSITYDSPQIGVKLDAIVTAIDFYGNDLRIYGHKNIPMFKQSKLITERADENLVMLVQQCTYLSMLVSVFILVSSDSIVLFISDNY, from the exons atgtGGTCACAATCAAAAAGACATAACCTTAAACCTGAACTATGGGCAGAGAGGTACGGGGAAAAAATTACAAGCCCAGAAG CTGTTTACATCGATATCGAAAATGTTTCGGACGATGAAGAAAataaggaatattcaaaatggtCGGAACTTCCTGATCTTTTGCTGGAAGAAATTTTTTCCTATCTAGAAATAAGAGAGAAATATTATGCTAGTTTAGTTTGTCGAAATTGGTATAGAGCTTTTCGCTTACCTTACGTATGGAATCGTTTTGTTTTAAGAGATAACACACTGACCAGAAGCAGATTCAATTACTACAGTGGATGGCAg tATGTTTTAGACCACGTTCGTTGTCAAGCTTGTCTTGCAGGATTTGGAAAACATTTCAAACACTTGACTATAAAACCAATGTTGAATTTTTACAATCTCTACGAATTCATGAACATGATTTCCTGGTACACGGAACAAAGGGAACAGAAAGAAAATGTAGAATTGGGCGTTGGAAgcaacataaaatttttcaaatttacgtTTCCGTGTGATATGACATTGGAGGAAGACGATAACGAACGAAATCGATTATTTGGTACTGGTG GCAAAATACTTCAAGCTATTAAAAGGTTGAtgggtaatttaaaaaagttggaaaatttaCAATTGATTGATTTGATGCTTGATCCCACCGAGGCACAGTATCTTTTAGACGAAGTATGTGAATCTCGTTGTTTAACCCTAAGAACGTTGTTCCTTATTAATACCACCAAAGTACAATATGAGCTTTTACATGTTGGAGTATTTTTAAATCTGAAG gaATTGCATATAAGTCCTCAAAATCTAGGAGATAACTTAGTAGAACTACTCGGATATACTAAACTAAAGCACTTACATatagttcaaaataaatatacttctgataaaatcaatataatGCCCGTTTCTTCACGTAGCTGGAAAAAATGCCGCACAGATAATAATTCTTTGAACGTACATTTGGAAATTGAAAGCATTGACACAAAAACTATGATTTGGCAAGAAAATGCTCCTGTTAGGTCAATAACTTACGATTCTCCACAGATTGGG gtGAAACTGGATGCGATAGTGACAGCTATAGATTTTTATGGAAATGATTTAAGAATTTACGGTCACAAAAATATACCTATGttcaaacaatcaaaattaattaccGAAAGAGCGGACGAGAATTTAGTAATGTTAGTTCAACAATGCACATATTTATCTATGTTGGTAAGTGTATTTATATTAGTTTCATCTGATTCTatcgttttatttatttcagataaTTACTGA
- the LOC130444569 gene encoding uncharacterized protein LOC130444569 isoform X2: MWSQSKRHNLKPELWAERYGEKITSPEAVYIDIENVSDDEENKEYSKWSELPDLLLEEIFSYLEIREKYYASLVCRNWYRAFRLPYVWNRFVLRDNTLTRSRFNYYSGWQYVLDHVRCQACLAGFGKHFKHLTIKPMLNFYNLYEFMNMISWYTEQREQKENVELGVGSNIKFFKFTFPCDMTLEEDDNERNRLFGTGGKILQAIKRLMGNLKKLENLQLIDLMLDPTEAQYLLDEVCESRCLTLRTLFLINTTKVQYELLHVGVFLNLKELHISPQNLGDNLVELLGYTKLKHLHIVQNKYTSDKINIMPVSSRSWKKCRTDNNSLNVHLEIESIDTKTMIWQENAPVRSITYDSPQIGVKLDAIVTAIDFYGNDLRIYGHKNIPMFKQSKLITERADENLVMLVQQCTYLSMLIITERISTCTVLLLAYYGRNLKRLYIRGDAVIIETDWKPKPDWTDEFYFWLETNSQTYESVEKEVSQILGYKWRFLEDEEFKRLDINLHDY, translated from the exons atgtGGTCACAATCAAAAAGACATAACCTTAAACCTGAACTATGGGCAGAGAGGTACGGGGAAAAAATTACAAGCCCAGAAG CTGTTTACATCGATATCGAAAATGTTTCGGACGATGAAGAAAataaggaatattcaaaatggtCGGAACTTCCTGATCTTTTGCTGGAAGAAATTTTTTCCTATCTAGAAATAAGAGAGAAATATTATGCTAGTTTAGTTTGTCGAAATTGGTATAGAGCTTTTCGCTTACCTTACGTATGGAATCGTTTTGTTTTAAGAGATAACACACTGACCAGAAGCAGATTCAATTACTACAGTGGATGGCAg tATGTTTTAGACCACGTTCGTTGTCAAGCTTGTCTTGCAGGATTTGGAAAACATTTCAAACACTTGACTATAAAACCAATGTTGAATTTTTACAATCTCTACGAATTCATGAACATGATTTCCTGGTACACGGAACAAAGGGAACAGAAAGAAAATGTAGAATTGGGCGTTGGAAgcaacataaaatttttcaaatttacgtTTCCGTGTGATATGACATTGGAGGAAGACGATAACGAACGAAATCGATTATTTGGTACTGGTG GCAAAATACTTCAAGCTATTAAAAGGTTGAtgggtaatttaaaaaagttggaaaatttaCAATTGATTGATTTGATGCTTGATCCCACCGAGGCACAGTATCTTTTAGACGAAGTATGTGAATCTCGTTGTTTAACCCTAAGAACGTTGTTCCTTATTAATACCACCAAAGTACAATATGAGCTTTTACATGTTGGAGTATTTTTAAATCTGAAG gaATTGCATATAAGTCCTCAAAATCTAGGAGATAACTTAGTAGAACTACTCGGATATACTAAACTAAAGCACTTACATatagttcaaaataaatatacttctgataaaatcaatataatGCCCGTTTCTTCACGTAGCTGGAAAAAATGCCGCACAGATAATAATTCTTTGAACGTACATTTGGAAATTGAAAGCATTGACACAAAAACTATGATTTGGCAAGAAAATGCTCCTGTTAGGTCAATAACTTACGATTCTCCACAGATTGGG gtGAAACTGGATGCGATAGTGACAGCTATAGATTTTTATGGAAATGATTTAAGAATTTACGGTCACAAAAATATACCTATGttcaaacaatcaaaattaattaccGAAAGAGCGGACGAGAATTTAGTAATGTTAGTTCAACAATGCACATATTTATCTATGTTG ataaTTACTGAGAGGATATCAACTTGTACGGTTTTGCTTTTAGCTTATTACGGAAGGAATTTAAAACGTTTATATATTCGTGGTGACGCTGTGATAATAGAAACTGACTGGAAACCGAAACCCGATTGGACTgacgaattttatttttggttggAAACTAATAGTCAGACGTATGAATCGGTCGAAAAAGAAGTATCGCAAATTTTGGGATACAAATGGAGATTCTTAGAAGATGAAGAATTTAAAAGATTAGACATTAATTTACACGATTACTAA
- the LOC130444565 gene encoding integrator complex subunit 5, with protein sequence MSQNNITTVVRTAPQQDLMNELNFFLKGVTKKELCNEIDLTKSALILLKCLPSTKIAVLEYLCSVFENAAKIYIQALETEINTGKAPLSSEDDELIVSDIHSVLSTLIADNPVAWAPLISSWSLELLGEISSKYSGRAHFSSNLNETLQLWMSCRGTRTLMDINTKCLSSLIHSNTEACISALLDTSVKHSPHFDWVVAHVGSCFPNTVITRVLSVGLKDFCQNKSYDQECNAPKLKSVVGILGHLAGSHVEDIRKAILDMFVWSLRETLQDTDIERLQKKATVPYILQLIYLSSTLLSSICIDIRNFLTVDVIVRLYYFVENWCKYFGTPEALEELVTSLILRCENNGIQLIKLMFECILIDNIKTNEEIKNEIVDKTKDLLTIVLQEMEESIRHNNAVGLIQSLSKESTELVQMLLSTEKVISDTAAQIVVLLGHLYPSLLITIIQCLLKSSTTDNQLILLIKILTNDLIDKTALPYSEKGGHFSVVVEQILNRNIQKFCTSNEENLDLSQMWHNLLKMLRWEKSDKAPILKSRIITRSLEANLTNLTALLSNEVLHMHVIADILDTMEIPVLNASYNPPIAVVLNLTQSTVNYFFACCKDNGTASKLKGYKKVNNILKRLCLYSKVAKVLALRELLERALFRCDNILFGAKINEIDNDNEKMLLKQNKKISKTIPLTKHSTVFNGGIIGTGKRKSVTYDTLPSQTIAHNKIQLINAIKACCALPDEHKYTDMSWDSMTLLSLLLVQFVSPDVMYNGLPWPEEEFSKVTMERDLFIRRLFTNTPLLWDILSFVAVYRPAVCYCSVLIRALTATLINQWKSMGEQSKDDDSENYKNLMYTTIQLIDIMALGQLLPPPLSSIRDVLPYLKSFEIVAVLRECVWCYLRDHIPSPALFGCDSNGVHWRDPIIARPPDIYTNTLRIIMQRNIKSLGHMYAQMFINVPSHES encoded by the exons ATGTCGCAGAATAATATAACTACCGTAGTTAGAACTGCGCCACAACAAGACTTgatgaatgaattgaattttttcttaaaaggtGTAACGAAGAAAGAACTATGTAATGaaattgatttgactaagtcTGCACTAATTCTTTTAAAATGCCTACCTTCTACTAAAATAGCCGTTTTAGAATATCTTTGTAGCGTCTTTGAAAACGCggcaaaaatatatatacaagcTCTTGAG ACTGAAATAAATACAGGAAAAGCGCCGCTTTCTTCAGAAGATGATGAATTGATAGTATCAGATATACATTCGGTTCTTTCGACTTTAATTGCTGATAATCCAGTTGCTTGGGCACCTTTGATAAGTTCGTGGTCATTAGAATTACTCGGGGAAATTTCCAGCAAATATTCTGGGAGAGCACATTTTTCATCAA atttaaatgAAACTTTACAATTATGGATGAGCTGTAGAGGAACTAGAACATTGATGGATATCAATACAAAATGTTTATCTAGTCTCATCCATTCTAATACAGAAGCATGTATTAGTGCGCTTTTAG ATACTTCTGTGAAACATTCACCACATTTTGATTGGGTTGTCGCTCATGTTGGTAGTTGTTTTCCCAATACAGTGATAACAAGAGTATTGTCTGTTGGTCTGAAAGATTTCTGCCAAAATAAATCCTATGATCAAGAATGTAATGCACCAAAATTAAAGTCTGTTGTTGGTATATTAGGCCATTTAGCCGGTAGCCACGTAGAAGATATTAGAAAAGCAATTTTGGATATGTTTGTT TGGAGCCTTAGGGAAACATTACAAGACACAGATATAGAAAGATTACAGAAAAAAGCGACTGTGCCATATATTCTACAACTAATATATCTGTCATCAACATTGCTTTCTTCAATTTGTATtgatattagaaattttt tgacgGTAGATGTTATTGTGAGGCtgtattattttgttgaaaattggtgTAAATATTTTGGAACACCAGAAGCTCTAGAG GAATTAGTGACATCTTTAATCCTTCGTTGTGAGAATAATGGTATTCAGCTAATAAAGCTCATGTTTGAATGCATATTAATAGacaatattaaaacaaatgaagagattaaaaatgaaatagtagATAAAACCAAAGATCTTCTTA CGATTGTATTACAAGAAATGGAGGAATCTATTAGACATAACAATGCAGTTGGTCTTATTCAGTCTTTGTCAAAGGAAAGTACAGAATTGGTACAGATGCTACTGAGTACGGAAAAAGTTATATCCGATACTGCCGCACAAATTGTTGTACTATTAG GTCATCTTTACCCATCATTGTTGATAACAATCATTCAATGTTTATTGAAATCATCTACTACTGATAACCAGTTGATTTtactgataaaaattttaacaaatgatCTTATTGACAAAACAGCGTTGCCCTATTCAGAAAAAGGAGGACATTTTTCTGTTGTAGTTGAACAAATATTAAATCGTAATATTCAAAAGTTTTGTACatcaaatgaagaaaatttagatttatCCCAAATGTGGCATAATCTTTTGAAAATGTTAAG GTGGGAAAAAAGTGACAAAGCTCCTATCTTGAAATCTAGAATAATTACAAGGTCTTTGGAAGCCAACTTGACAAATTTAACTGCTTTATTGAGCAATGAAGTATTGCATATGCATGTTATAGCAGATATATTGGATACCATGGAAATACCTGTATTAAATGCTTCATACAATCCACCAATAGCAGTGGTTTTAAATTTGACTCAATCAACTGTAAACTATTTCTTTGCCTGTTGTAAGGACAATG GTACTGCTTCAAAGTTGAAGGgatataaaaaagtaaacaacATACTTAAACGATTGTGTTTATATTCTAAGGTTGCTAAAGTATTAGCTCTTAGAGAGCTATTGGAAAGAGCTTTATTTCGTTGTGATAATATTCTGTTTGGTGCTAAGATTAATGAGATAGATAACGACAATGAAAAAATGCTTCtgaagcaaaataaaaaaatt agcAAAACTATACCTCTTACAAAACATTCTACTGTTTTCAATGGTGGTATAATTGGTACGGGTAAAAGAAAGTCTGTAACATATGACACACTTCCCTCTCAGACAATAGCGCATAATAAGATTCAATTAATAAATGCCATCAAAGCTTGTTGCGCTTTACCAGATGAACACAAATATACAGATATGTCTTGGGATAGTATGACgcttttatcattattattggtACAATTTGTGAGTCCTGATGTTATGTACAACGGATTACCATGGCCAGAGGAGGAATTTTCAAAG GTAACAATGGAAAgagatttatttattagaagACTTTTTACTAATACACCACTCCTTTGGGATATACTTAGTTTTGTAGCAGTTTATCGTCCAGCAGTTTGTTATTGTTCAGTATTAATAAGGGCTTTAACGGCCACTTTGATAAATCAGTGGAAGAGTATGGGTGAACAAAGTAAAGACGACGAttctgaaaattataaaaatttaatgtacaCAACAATTCAGTTAATAGATATAATGGCACTGGGGCAACTTCTACCACCTCCTCTGTCTAGTATCCGAGATGTTTTACCATATCTAAAGTCCTTCGAG aTTGTTGCTGTTCTGAGAGAATGCGTTTGGTGTTATTTGAGAGATCATATTCCCTCTCCCGCATTATTTGGTTGTGATTCTAATGGAGTTCATTGGAGAGATCCCATCATCGCTAGACCGCCGGACATTTATACAAATACTCTAAGGATTATAATGCAGAGGAATATAAAGTCTTTAGGTCATATGTATGCACAGATGTTTATTAATGTACCTTCACATGAATCCTAG